In Candidatus Sodalis pierantonius str. SOPE, one DNA window encodes the following:
- a CDS encoding IS256-like element ISSoEn2 family transposase, translated as MDEKQLQALANELAKNLKTPEDLSHFDRLLKKISVEAALNAEMTHHLGYDKNQPKPGTNARNGYSTKTVTTGDGPLALRTPRDRDGSFEPQLVKKNQTRITGMDNQILSLYAKGMTTREIAAVFKELYDADVSPALVSKVTDAVMEQVVEWQNRPLDAVYPIVYLDCIVLKVRQDSRIINKSVFLALGINIEGQKELLGMWLAENEGAKFWLNVLTELKNRGLNDILIACVDGLKGFPDAINAVYPEARLQLCIVHMVRNSLRFVSWKDYKAVTRDLKAIYQAPTEEAGLQALEAFSSAWDIRYPQISRSWQANWANLATFFAYPTDIRKVIYTTNAIESLNSVIRHAIKKRKVFPTDDAVKKVVWLAIQAASQKWTMPLRDWRMAMSRFIIEFGDRLDGHF; from the coding sequence ATGGACGAAAAACAGTTGCAGGCTCTGGCTAACGAACTGGCCAAAAATCTCAAAACCCCTGAAGATCTCAGTCACTTCGATCGGCTGCTGAAAAAAATTAGCGTCGAAGCAGCTCTCAATGCCGAAATGACCCATCACCTCGGCTACGATAAAAATCAGCCTAAACCGGGGACCAACGCCCGCAACGGCTATTCCACAAAAACCGTTACCACTGGCGATGGCCCGCTGGCGCTGCGTACTCCGCGCGATCGTGACGGTTCCTTTGAACCGCAACTGGTGAAGAAGAACCAGACCCGGATTACCGGGATGGATAACCAGATTTTATCGTTGTACGCCAAAGGGATGACCACCCGCGAGATCGCCGCCGTGTTCAAAGAGCTGTATGACGCCGATGTCTCGCCGGCGCTGGTCTCAAAGGTCACCGATGCGGTCATGGAGCAGGTTGTCGAATGGCAAAACCGGCCTCTGGATGCAGTCTATCCCATTGTTTATCTTGACTGTATCGTTCTAAAAGTCCGGCAGGACAGCCGCATCATCAACAAATCTGTGTTCCTGGCGCTGGGCATCAACATCGAAGGCCAGAAAGAGTTGCTAGGTATGTGGCTGGCCGAAAATGAAGGCGCAAAGTTCTGGCTGAACGTGCTGACAGAGCTGAAAAACCGCGGCCTGAACGATATCCTTATCGCCTGCGTAGACGGGCTGAAAGGTTTCCCTGACGCTATTAACGCGGTGTATCCGGAGGCGCGGCTCCAGCTGTGTATCGTACATATGGTGCGCAACAGCCTGCGGTTCGTCTCCTGGAAGGACTACAAGGCCGTCACCCGCGACCTGAAAGCTATCTATCAGGCCCCTACGGAAGAAGCCGGCTTGCAGGCGCTGGAAGCGTTCTCCAGTGCCTGGGACATCCGCTACCCGCAAATAAGTCGAAGCTGGCAGGCAAACTGGGCCAATCTGGCCACGTTCTTTGCCTACCCAACGGACATCCGCAAGGTGATCTACACGACCAACGCCATCGAGTCGTTAAACAGCGTGATCCGGCATGCCATCAAAAAGCGCAAGGTGTTCCCGACCGACGACGCAGTGAAAAAGGTGGTGTGGCTGGCGATACAGGCGGCCTCACAGAAATGGACAATGCCTTTGAGGGACTGGCGCATGGCAATGAGCCGCTTTATTATCGAGTTCGGTGACCGCCTGGACGGTCACTTCTGA
- a CDS encoding IS256-like element ISSoEn2 family transposase, whose protein sequence is MDEKQLQALANELAKNLKTPEDLSHFDRLLKKISVEAALNAEMTHHLGYDKNQPKPGTNARNGYSTKTVTTGDGPLALRTPRDRDGSFEPQLVKKNQTRITGMDNQILSLYAKGMTTREIAAAFKELYDADVSPALVSKVTDAVMEQVVEWQNRPLDAVYPIVYLDCIVLKVRQDSRIINKSVFLALGINIEGQKELLGMWLAENEGAKFWLNVLTELKNCGLNDIFIACVDGLKGFPDAINAVYPEARLQLCIVHMVRNSLRFVSWKDYKAVTRDLKAIYQAPTEEAGLQALEAFSSAWDIRYLQISRSWQANWANLATFFAYPTDIRKVIYTTNAIESLNSVIRHAIKKRKVFPTDDAVKKVVWLAIQAASQKWTMPLRDWRMAMSRFIIEFGDRLDGHF, encoded by the coding sequence ATGGACGAAAAACAGTTGCAGGCTCTGGCTAACGAACTGGCCAAAAATCTCAAAACCCCTGAAGATCTCAGTCACTTCGATCGGCTGCTGAAAAAAATTAGCGTCGAAGCAGCTCTCAATGCCGAAATGACCCATCACCTCGGCTACGATAAAAATCAGCCTAAACCGGGGACCAACGCCCGCAACGGCTATTCCACAAAAACCGTTACCACTGGCGATGGCCCGCTGGCGCTGCGTACTCCGCGCGATCGTGACGGTTCCTTTGAACCGCAACTGGTGAAGAAGAACCAGACCCGGATTACCGGGATGGATAACCAGATTTTATCGTTGTACGCCAAAGGGATGACCACCCGCGAGATCGCCGCCGCGTTCAAAGAGCTGTATGACGCCGATGTCTCGCCGGCGCTGGTCTCAAAGGTCACCGATGCGGTCATGGAGCAGGTTGTCGAATGGCAAAACCGGCCTCTGGATGCAGTCTATCCCATTGTTTATCTTGACTGTATCGTTCTAAAAGTCCGGCAGGACAGCCGCATCATCAACAAATCTGTGTTCCTGGCGCTGGGCATCAACATCGAAGGCCAGAAAGAGTTGCTAGGTATGTGGCTGGCCGAAAATGAAGGCGCAAAGTTCTGGCTGAACGTGCTGACAGAGCTGAAAAACTGCGGCCTGAACGATATCTTTATCGCCTGCGTAGACGGGCTGAAAGGTTTCCCTGACGCTATTAACGCGGTGTATCCGGAGGCGCGGCTCCAGCTGTGTATCGTACATATGGTGCGCAACAGCCTGCGGTTCGTCTCCTGGAAGGACTACAAGGCCGTCACCCGCGACCTGAAAGCTATCTATCAGGCCCCTACGGAAGAAGCCGGCTTGCAGGCGCTGGAAGCGTTCTCCAGTGCCTGGGACATCCGCTACCTGCAAATAAGTCGAAGCTGGCAGGCAAACTGGGCCAATCTGGCCACGTTCTTTGCCTACCCAACGGACATCCGCAAGGTGATCTACACGACCAACGCCATCGAGTCGTTAAACAGCGTGATCCGGCATGCCATCAAAAAGCGCAAGGTGTTCCCGACCGACGACGCAGTGAAAAAGGTGGTGTGGCTGGCGATACAGGCGGCCTCACAGAAATGGACAATGCCTTTGAGGGACTGGCGCATGGCAATGAGCCGCTTTATTATCGAGTTCGGTGACCGCCTGGACGGTCACTTCTGA
- a CDS encoding sigma-S stabilization anti-adapter protein IraP, with the protein MLALVQSLEILVAALISSLSPDKLNELVGSIDMAMKNLPRNLEAGHNADIDLLNNNITRITAVARRH; encoded by the coding sequence CTGCTCGCGCTGGTGCAATCCCTTGAAATCCTGGTCGCAGCATTAATATCATCCCTCTCCCCTGACAAACTGAACGAACTGGTCGGCTCGATAGATATGGCCATGAAGAATCTGCCGCGCAATCTTGAAGCCGGGCACAACGCGGATATTGATTTACTCAATAATAATATTACGCGAATCACGGCGGTAGCTCGCCGGCACTAG
- a CDS encoding IS5 family transposase yields the protein MAKQKFKITNWPAYNNALRQRGDLTVWLDESAIVAWTESTPPEHRGRPLHYTDMAITTVLIIKRVFNLSLRALQGFVDSIFKLMGLSLRCPDYSLVSRRAKTVDISIKTPTRGEISHLVIDGTGLKVFGEGEWKVRQHGAERRRVWRKLHLAVDSVTHEIICADLSLSGTTDAQALPGLINQTHRKIREASADSAYDTRYCHDALLRKKIKPLIPPRSGAQYWPARYYERNHAVANQHLSGNNDTWKKKVGYHRRSLAETAMFRFKTLLGGHLSLHDYDAQVGEAMAMVKALNRITLLGMPNSVRIM from the coding sequence ATGGCAAAGCAAAAGTTTAAAATTACCAACTGGCCCGCATACAACAATGCGCTCAGGCAGCGGGGGGACCTGACAGTATGGCTTGATGAGTCAGCCATTGTTGCATGGACTGAGAGTACACCACCTGAACATCGTGGCCGGCCGCTTCACTACACCGATATGGCCATTACCACGGTTCTGATAATAAAGCGCGTGTTTAACCTTTCGCTCCGGGCGTTACAGGGTTTCGTTGACTCAATTTTTAAACTGATGGGGCTGTCGCTGCGCTGCCCAGATTACTCTCTGGTCAGCCGGCGAGCAAAAACCGTCGACATCAGCATAAAAACGCCAACCCGCGGCGAAATCTCACACCTGGTCATCGATGGCACCGGCCTGAAAGTCTTCGGCGAAGGCGAATGGAAAGTCAGGCAGCATGGGGCTGAGAGGCGCAGAGTATGGCGCAAGCTTCATCTGGCAGTAGATAGCGTGACACATGAAATTATCTGTGCCGATTTATCGCTAAGCGGTACGACAGATGCGCAGGCGCTGCCCGGGCTGATTAACCAAACCCACCGGAAAATCAGGGAAGCGTCGGCTGACAGTGCTTACGATACGCGTTACTGTCATGATGCTCTGCTGAGGAAAAAAATAAAGCCGCTTATCCCACCGCGAAGTGGTGCGCAATATTGGCCAGCTCGATACTATGAGCGTAACCATGCGGTGGCAAATCAGCATCTGAGCGGCAATAACGATACCTGGAAAAAGAAAGTAGGTTATCACCGGCGTTCACTGGCTGAAACGGCCATGTTCCGGTTTAAAACACTTCTGGGTGGTCATCTGAGTCTGCATGACTATGACGCGCAGGTAGGTGAGGCAATGGCAATGGTTAAAGCACTTAACCGGATCACACTGTTAGGAATGCCAAACAGCGTCCGCATCATGTAA